The Acinonyx jubatus isolate Ajub_Pintada_27869175 chromosome F2, VMU_Ajub_asm_v1.0, whole genome shotgun sequence DNA window GAAAAATAGCAATGAGTGCTGAGAAAAGGGGAAGTAAGGCTGGCAGAGATTGAgggggaaaatgaagaagaggtcctatccTTGATTAGAGAAGAGACAGCAGCATGGAGGGACTTGTGTCAATAGTGATACTGGTGGTAAGTTAGGTCAGGTCCCAGATAGTGGAGCAGACCAGTCTGGAAGAGACACAGGTACCAGCATCCTCAGACTCTAGGGACCAGGGGTTCCAGCATGACTAGTCCCCTAAAGAGAACAAGactgtggggaagagagaaagtctCTCTAGCTTCTCATTTCTAAACTACCCTGAAATCAGACAGCCTTCTCAAGCTTTCTTTTTAGGGTTTTTAGTTGAGTAAGCCTGGAGGAAAGAGATTAGATTTCGGCTTGATAAATCCAATCTGTTAAAGCTGtggcttttacattttcataacTACAAGTTCAACAGGTTGTGTTACTCTCTAgatacctttgtttttttttgtttttacctttgtttaaatttttttttaatgtttattcatttttgagaaacagcatgagcaggggaggggcagagagagggagacaatctgaagcaggctccaggttctgagctgtcagcaaggagcccaatgtggggcttaaacccacaaaccgtgagctcatgacctgagctgaagtcatacacttaaccaactgagccacccaggcgcccctcactagatacctttgtattttgaaaagctTGATAGTCATGCTCCTACTGGACTTTGATCCAGCAAAACAATTGTTACCTAAGGCCtatcacttgaaaagaatgttctgtagctttttttaaaaacagttttgctGCATATGTGATTTATTTAAACTTTCAGAATGATTAGCAAACTTGTTATTTCCCTGCCTTCGTCCTGCTTTTGTGGTTTATGACtctgggagaggcaaggaagtCATTTCTCAGTGTTCTGAATAGAGCAAAGactgaaaaactatttttcacaaagaatgaagaaatggtCATCAGAAGATCAAGTTAGGAGCTAAGTGGCCAGACTCCAGCCATCTCTTTTTGCAATTAGATGATCTTAAACTGCTTCAAGTGGTGACTGTGACAAAAACCTTATGACAGGTGAAGATGGAGACACAAATTTGAACATTCAACTATGGGATTCTGAAGGTAGGCAAGAAAGACTCATTCAAGAGGTAATGTTAAAGTCAAAGTGCCTAAACAAAGCAAAGATGGTCTTCAAGGCATTAATGCGTATTGATTGAAATACCCTAGTGCTTATTCTATCAACGTGCTTTTGGTTGCAATATTGAATTGCAGATGTTTCAAACAGTATGAAAGACTCCTTTGCCAGTAATTCTTGGCAAATTGGGGCAattacacaatttttttcttaggcCATTTTATGGATTTCTTTGGACACAGAATTTGGTGTTAAAAGAGGCACAACATACGCTTTGGATTTGTAATGACCTACACATGCCCAGGAGGAGTGGggtctatttctttgttctgcttcTAGATGGAGATCtcattttttgccattttgataACTTCAACATTATTGGCCCTGATAATGATACTTGCCAATTCTTATATATATAGTAGGCTGTTAGGGTTACATCACGTACATTTCATGTTGCTGTTTCTAAAATTGTATCCATACTCCTTTTCATCATTCCATCGTCAGTTGGAATAGTCCTCAAGTGTAGCATACCTGAAAAAGCAAACTTCCTGGAGCGAATAATTAGACCTGagtgttattttaatgtttgtaggGATTTATTTGACTTTCAGAATGTTTCTAGAAATAACCTAGAGGAGCTTTCATGGAATGTCTTAGTTCCTGCTTTGGGTTTGTTATTTGGGTAcaactttgttaaaatttttgtgcTGCCTGTTCTTGTTTATAAAATTGTTGCTATTGAAAGTGGGATACCGTTTCTTAGCTCTGCCATTATTCAATTCTTTTTCACAGTCCAAGGCCGACTTAGCTTCTGTGGCTCCTTTTATAGTGGCCATGTATTCTGGATGTGAAATGTTACTGATCTTTCTGCTTTACAAGGCTAAGAAAAGATGTATTCTTATCatagaagataaaaggaaaaagaaatccccTGGCCAAACTGCATTACTGAATTCCCACTCTGAATGAGATACTGTGGGAGATTCCAAGAATATCAAAAAATGATGCCTGTTTTCAGTTCACTACAGAccattaatgtacagaaattcaGAGGAAGGTGCCCATTTTTCAAACATGTTGGTTTGGAAATGTTTTAGAGAACTGGATTTGAATAGGACACTTTATTGTCTCTTAAACGGGGACGAGcaataagaaaatattccttCTGTAGTGATTGTGATCTATCCCAAGAATTTAGGGAAGGGATCTCCATAGAATAGGCAGACAGTAAATGCTCACAcagtgaatgaatatataaattccTATCTGGGTCTCTCATTGGCTCATCAGAATCAGTACGTCTTAAATGTAGCACCTCTGCTGTCATAACTGTACTTACCTGGTCTTGCACATCTCCCACTCAAGACATTACCATTTGCCCTGAAACACAGGgtcatctcttcctcttctcctttcttccttcattctttcctttttagtcAAATTATTTCCTACAAAAAGTTTCCTATGATATCTTTTCACCAATCTCTTCATTCCCAGTAATATCACTTTTGTTCTGCCCTATGTTGTTGCTTCCCTAAACCTTTAACTCGCTTTTGGTCCTTCTGTCCACTTTCCAATCACTATCaggttaattttaaaatctaacttTGATCATGTATCTTCCCTGCTACAAGCTTCTTTGCCTTTTGAATAAAGTTTGTATTTCTTAGTGAGGTGTTTATTATACTCCCTTACTTCACTCTCTCTTTCCAGTTTTATCTCCACTCCCACTTCTTACACACAACCTTGCTCCATTCAAACTGGATGACTTGGTATCTCATGAATATGCCTGTGTTCATGCTATTCCTACAACCTACAAGGAGGCCTACCTCCTCTTTACCTCGATTTTGACTATTCATACAGACCCGGCTCCAATGTCACCCTCTCCATGAAGCTTCTGCTAATCCCACTTAGCAACCTGTAAGTGagattttctctaaattttcctcacaattgtttatatttcatatttagcCAATGTGGCTTGTTTTACAGCTGTTTATATTCCTGTCATATTCTGTTTTGCTATAAATTCTTGAACGTGAGAATTACaaacataatatataaacaaCATGATAGTGTAAGCAGTATTCATTTTGATACTCCCCATGTCTAGCACATTTCCTGCATGCTTATTCAAATAAAGGGCTGAAGTACAGACTAGGCCCCAAATGAAAAGTGTGCTTGTTTTATAACACTTCTCAATTTTCAGTGGCAGTTTTTAGCATCTAGTTCATTTGTACTCCTCTCCAAAGATCATGCAGGCATCAATATTGAGAAATATTTCTGTAATCCTGCTCCTCACATTTCCTAGCCCTGGAGTAGGCAAGTTAATCTTTCTATAGTCCAGTATCCTCACCTAAAAAAATGGAGGTGGTAATGTGAACTCTGTCGAATTTTGTGAGAATTGTCAACtaagaaaaagaggcaaaactaaagaaaaaataaaggtcttTTCTTTGGAGTGTCGCAGTTGCAATTCAGAGAACACAGATTCTGTTAGCAACCAGAAAAGTGCCCCACTCATGTGGGCAAAGCAAGagtttattctgagaaagaattGTGTTGCTTACGTGattttgataaagagaaaaaaaaaacaaaacttaattggTCCCTACCAGTTGAGCTGCTTTCGATTATTCTGACTTTTATTGGTGCTATCAAATGCAACTAATCTTACTATGTTTTAGTTAACTATTCTGTCTTCATGAAGTTCAAACCAACAGTTTTATGGTCCTAATGCCAGTTCTTTTTAGCAACACCTATAAAACAGTTGCCACTTTGGACCCAGTTCACGAATTCACTAGttagaaaggaaaatggagtTTCAAAATGGGATCTCTCATGTTCGgaaattttatttcacag harbors:
- the SLC10A5 gene encoding LOW QUALITY PROTEIN: sodium/bile acid cotransporter 5 (The sequence of the model RefSeq protein was modified relative to this genomic sequence to represent the inferred CDS: inserted 9 bases in 6 codons; deleted 3 bases in 2 codons; substituted 4 bases at 4 genomic stop codons), with amino-acid sequence MAKPSIMRPGSIALTQTCYFPAFVLLLWFMTLGEARKSFLSVLNRAKTEKLFFTKNEEMVIRRSSXEXKWPDSSHLFLQLDDLKLLQVVTVTKTLXTGEDGDTNLNIQLWDSEGRQERLIQEVMLKSKCLNKAKMVFKALMRIDXNTLVLILXQRAFGCNIELQMFQTVXKTPLPVILGKLGQLHNFFLRPFYGFLWTQNLVLKEAQIRFGFVMTYTCPGGVGSISLFCFXMEISFFAILITSTLLALIMILANSYIYSRLLGLSRTFHVAVSKIVSILLFIIPSSVGIVLKCSIPEKANFLERIIRPXSVILMFVGIYLTFRMFLEXNLEELSWNVLVPALGLLFGYNFVKIFVLPVLVYKIVAIESGIPFLSSAIIQXSFSQSKADLASVAPFIVAMYSGCEMLLIFLLYKAKKRCILIIEDKRKKKSPGQTALLNSHSE